In the genome of Magnolia sinica isolate HGM2019 chromosome 2, MsV1, whole genome shotgun sequence, one region contains:
- the LOC131236925 gene encoding pentatricopeptide repeat-containing protein At5g13770, chloroplastic codes for MALLSNSDYWSSLSSNIPPLKTLSKTLIPTLVLSIPTSSRRSLLVASSGSPSPLLEDASNDLQVAEFDSKISDLQQSPPPDLVDFNRSICDLCKDPQSEALAFELYQKAKDQLDFRPNPATLKRLIRCLLRSKQWSSISVLLDDLRDFRVFPDRLTCSRLVGSCIRAQKFKISEALLEVFESEAEIAVSAFDSAMQSYNKLHMYRSTISMYERMKDVGILPDSSCYCRIMEAYCKIGDTEKVLELFFEFEQQKLKVTAHIYSILCDSLGRSGRAFEALKFFREMMEKGIAHDFSFYSSLICSFASIREVKLAEELFQEARENKMLKDPAVFLKLILMYVEEGLIEKTLDTVKLMLETKMKVSDCIFCAIVNGYAKKRGFMATVRVYEELISLGCEPGQVTYASVINVYCRLGLFSKAEMAFLEMEKKGFDRCVVAYSNMVYMYGKLGRLKDAMKLVAKMKERGCEPNVWVYNSLIDMHGRVMNLRRVEKLWKEMKRRKVAPDKVSYTSIISAYSNAKEFEECMKLYQEFRMNGGKIDRTMAGIMVGVFSKSSRFDELVKLLQDLKSDGIGLDARLYRSAMNALRDAGILVQVKWFEESFGLEKIKG; via the coding sequence ATGGCTCTCCTCTCTAACTCCGACTACTGGTCTTCTCTCTCTTCCAACATTCCTCCTCTCAAAACTCTctctaaaaccctaattccaaccCTAGTTCTCTCAATCCCCACCTCGAGTCGCCGGTCTCTCCTTGTTGCCTCCTCCGGATCCCCATCTCCCCTCCTCGAAGATGCCTCCAATGACCTTCAAGTTGCAGAATTCGACTCGAAAATTTCGGACCTGCAGCAATCCCCGCCTCCCGATTTGGTGGACTTCAACCGGTCCATTTGTGATCTATGTAAAGACCCTCAATCAGAAGCACTCGCCTTTGAATTGTATCAGAAAGCGAAAGATCAACTGGATTTTCGTCCCAATCCAGCGACCTTAAAGCGCTTGATCAGGTGTTTGCTCAGGTCCAAGCAATGGAGCTCAATTTCGGTGCTGTTGGATGATTTGAGGGATTTCCGTGTTTTCCCTGATCGGCTTACATGCTCTAGATTGGTAGGTAGTTGCATTAGGGCGCAGAAGTTCAAGATCTCAGAGGCGTTGCTTGAAGTTTTTGAGTCTGAGGCTGAAATTGCTGTTTCGGCATTTGACTCAGCGATGCAGAGCTATAACAAGCTTCATATGTATCGCAGCACGATTTCCATGTATGAACGGATGAAAGATGTTGGGATTTTGCCAGACTCTAGTTGTTATTGCCGGATCATGGAAGCGTACTGCAAGATTGGTGACACAGAGAAAGTTCTTGAATTGTTCTTTGAATTTGAGCAGCAAAAATTGAAGGTGACAGCTCACATCTATTCAATCCTGTGCGATTCATTAGGAAGATCCGGAAGAGCTTTCGAAGCATTGAAATTCTTCAGAGAAATGATGGAAAAAGGGATTGCCCATGATTTCTCGTTTTACTCTTCTCTAATCTGCTCATTCGCAAGCATTAGAGAAGTGAAGCTAGCAGAAGAACTCTTCCAAGAAGCGAGAGAGAACAAAATGCTGAAAGATCCGGCTGTCTTCTTGAaactcattttgatgtatgtggaAGAGGGTTTGATCGAAAAAACCCTAGATACTGTTAAACTGATGCTGGAGACAAAAATGAAAGTTTCGGACTGCATTTTCTGCGCAATCGTGAATGGGTATGCCAAAAAAAGAGGATTCATGGCAACGGTTAGGGTCTACGAGGAGCTGATTTCGTTAGGGTGCGAACCGGGCCAGGTCACTTATGCTTCTGTGATCAATGTCTATTGCAGGTTAGGTCTTTTTTCCAAGGCTGAGATGGCATTCCTTGAGATGGAGAAAAAGGGTTTTGATAGATGCGTTGTTGCTTATTCCAACATGGTTTACATGTATGGGAAGCTTGGGAGATTAAAGGATGCCATGAAACTTGTGGCTAAGATGAAAGAAAGGGGGTGTGAGCCAAATGTATGGGTGTATAACTCTCTCATAGACATGCATGGGAGGGTCATGAATTTGAGGCGGGTGGAGAAGCTTTGGAAAGAGATGAAACGTCGGAAAGTTGCGCCTGACAAGGTGAGCTACACGAGCATTATCAGCGCATACAGCAATGCTAAGGAGTTTGAAGAGTGTATGAAGTTGTACCAGGAGTTTCGGATGAATGGGGGGAAGATTGATCGGACTATGGCTGGGATCATGGTCGGCGTTTTCTCGAAGAGTAGTAGGTTCGATGAGCTAGTTAAGCTTCTGCAAGATTTGAAGTCTGATGGGATAGGGCTTGATGCGAGGCTGTATCGGTCGGCCATGAATGCTCTGAGGGATGCTGGGATTCTAGTTCAGGTGAAGTGGTTTGAAGAGAGCTTTGGGTTAGAAAAGATTAAAGGTTGA